The following coding sequences are from one Epinephelus fuscoguttatus linkage group LG5, E.fuscoguttatus.final_Chr_v1 window:
- the sytl2b gene encoding synaptotagmin-like protein 2 isoform X1, whose protein sequence is MEPVGGFSTLASFHTVLLRETGGEGGTTMIDLSYLTEEEQGVIMAVLRRDAELKKAEEERIRKLEKLLDGTPQSDPGLKYLTGEWFYEAKSRRHMDKIHGSEIIWASMKQRRPGLDASPRSERSNTPSIQGSDIVPPPKPARCFDELQPQRINGVEQENVSTAVRSPRTPRQNPFNRASLILVEPPENDDDMPATQVQESSETEPISPLRNHTAEAGQTSGGSLTSEGSSVGFRPVPKKRTFLTRCTPSQPEINYLVLESQGGSVGIVPAPRRSLQRGSSESSNQSFIKGQDEMPQESVSIQSQSAQPSKPLDENLQQALCDVSQVSPYSSLERERHSPSITRDRLATFTKSEAPTDTEIPKESDERDEWTQREYEALNAVVLHTASIQDSDRGNSSSVEKVMMQEELSLPQSTVDPDPPVSYDLHYIDKSEQQTQKKSNQKHAFQLSTQSTSPTGDEDSIAKVLDWFNRSTDNLDWTDDDPKATKSSDKHVENSKLRGADSLELRATDRISNREVIELQEEVKKDTRDRMQSQEVNDNNDESQPPQISHLMSFWEKSNAGPKIRTSKTITPTKKGQKPLHLSAEKEEEKVNKPHRAPDIPSDPGIYNGKGIYYRSTSNHEDEGEQEDTGNSAHLDNYLEADTLVMNTSTHRNNYDPTNNSDYLKSAASPQVSDGRGSDTEILCVTTLGPQPKAPIHHPQPDSISQSRETPPQDELSESISVSQLNTDPDSEKLCLSRSSPYMDYEQGDIQVTPKTRMQRSSREDVKLRNSEDISLQSNISPKQKEDTSSSTHSNRQSLQNQESSAEKIKQLRSFWEQEGNKPIFYTSKPKALGNSKVAHGANLAKLNKRHTKSEFDLTLIGNDFGSDEEDSAPNPYNFTVLPLNQRIEKPSPLLGKNRTQFNSLREFWGEAASDTKKTLPIDKPKSPKRKEQIRFQLSSQELKYDDPEVYCVSETTRPPALKSSPPLPNRSKVPHDRQVRSRAKDGGKNSLSNYITDESKRSSKDSDREDKSTKPPSISERETRSLKYRRDSFSNSSSRKNSMRRAASMFALSVPDEQELQMDVSPIHSLSRKHRQNAEKGASPRRLPEETETPRARACVPKDYRHYLGMTDDTSVHTSLAPAVKAEQSEGMPGYEFDVSGPVRASTPVSSEEHYSRRGGKTSQRPLWANYSSSDAGQESSVSSTSETWSSSRNSSTRENEIVRKALRRAEARPKSVAKSVEDITADLPREEEGQNPADDLRRISNVSSIPSHSSYLYSDPEHLKKMSKSVPSFLQDEDVERDNDFPCEDVDFPRRLTTCSSLKNLTGSSGMSSLSSLSGSVMTMYSGDFGNVEVQGYIQFSINYILKLREFHIFVAECQDLAAVDPKRGRSDPYVKSYLSPDKANLGKRKTSVKKKTLNPKFNEILRYRVRMEYLRTQTLILSVWHHDTFGRNSFLGEVDLDLSKWDFDHTQMNYLALKARTAPTLSPSLGRGEIRLALRFLPHIIRSEGLAKGAPNTGEVHIWVKECKNLPLIRPTIDPYVKCFVLPDTSRKSRQKTRVMRRTVDPAFNHTMVYDGIRQADLLEACVELTVWDRDRLASNLLGGLRIGAGTGKSYGASVDWMDSTPHEVALWERMMATPNQWVEDILPLRVLNSSKTSFK, encoded by the exons ATGGAACCAGTTGGTGGTTTCTCCACGCTTGCTAGTTTCCACACCGTTCTGCTGAGAGAaacaggaggagaaggaggaaccACCATGATTGACCTGAGCTACCTGAcggaggaggagcagggggtGATAATGGCCGTGCTGAGGAGGGACGCCGAACTGAAGaaggctgaggaggagagaaTCAG GAAACTTGAGAAACTTCTGGATGGCACCCCGCAGTCAGATCCAGGGCTCAAGTACCTGACTGGAGAGTGGTTTTACGAGGCCAAGTCTCGCAGACACATGGACAAGATCCACGGCTCGGAGATCATCTGGGCCTCCATGAAGCAGAGGAGACCTGGTTTAG atgCTTCTCCCAGAAGTGAAAGATCCAACACACCCAGCATTCAAGGCTCAGACATTGTCCCTCCGCCGAAGCCTGCCAGATGTTTTGACGAACTACAGCCGCAGAGGATCAA TGGTGTAGAACAAGAGAATGTCAGTACAGCAGTCCGCTCTCCAAGGACG CCGAGGCAGAACCCTTTCAACCGCGCATCCCTTATCCTTGTTGAGCCACCTGAAAATGATGATGACATGCCAGCCACGCAGGTCCAGGAGTCGTCTGAGACAG AGCCTATATCTCCACTGAGAAACCACACAGCAGAGGCCGGTCAGACTTCAGGGGGCTCCCTCACATCAGAGGGCTCCTCTGTAGGTTTCAGGCCAGTGCCAAAGAAGAGGACATTTCTCACAAGATGTACCCCCAGTCAGCCAGAAATCAACTACCTGGTGTTAGAAAGTCAGGGAGGGTCAGTAGGGATTGTTCCCGCCCCAAGACGGAGCCTCCAGCGAGGGTCCAGTGAGAGCTCTAACCAGTCCTTCATAAAGGGCCAAGATGAAATGCCTCAGGAAAGTGTTTCTATTCAATCTCAGTCTGCTCAGCCATCCAAACCTCTAGATGAAAACTTACAGCAGGCACTCTGTGATGTATCTCAGGTTTCGCCTTATTCCAGtctggagagagaaagacactCACCCTCTATAACAAGAGACAG ACTAGCCACATTCACCAAGAGTGAAGCACCGACTGACACAGAGATCCCAAAGGAGAGCGATGAACGAGATGAGTGGACACAAAGAGAATATGAGGCGTTGAACGCTGTTGTCCTGCACACCGCCAGCATTCAGGATTcagacagaggaaacagcagcagtgtggaaaAAGTAATGATGCAGGAAGAACTGAGTTTGCCCCAAAGCACCGTGG ATCCAGATCCTCCAGTATCTTATGATCTCCACTACATTGATAAGTCTGAACAGCAAACGCAAAAGAAATCAAATCAGAAACATGCATTTCAATTATCCACTCAGTCCACCAGTCCCACTGGTGATGAGGACTCCATTGCAAAGGTGCTGGACTGGTTCAACCGCAGCACAGACAACCTTGATTGGACAGATGATGATCCAAAGGCCACAAAGAGCTCTGATAAACATGTAGAAAACAGCAAATTAAGAGGTGCGGATTCATTAGAGTTAAGAGCAACAGACAGAATAAGCAACAGGGAAGTGATCGAATTACAAGAAGAGGTGAAGAAGGATACGAGAGACAGAATGCAGTCACAGGAAGTTAATGATAACAACGATGAAAGCCAGCCACCCCAAATCTCTCatttgatgtcattttgggAGAAAAGCAATGCAGGACCTAAAATACGTACAAGCAAAACAATTACACCCaccaaaaaaggacaaaaacctTTACATCTCTCAgcggagaaagaggaggaaaaagttAACAAACCCCACAGAGCACCAGATATACCCTCTGATCCAGGCATATACAATGGGAAGGGGATTTATTATAGGTCCACCTCAAATCATGAGGATGAAGGAGAACAGGAAGATACTGGAAATAGTGCTCACTTAGATAATTACTTGGAGGCAGACACTCTGGTGATGAATACCTCAACTCACAGGAACAATTATGACCCAACAAACAACTCAGATTATTTAAAGTCAGCAGCCAGTCCCCAAGTAAGTGACGGAAGAGGTTCAGACACTGAGATTTTATGTGTAACCACACTTGGTCCACAGCCTAAGgcacccatccaccatccacaACCTGACAGTATTTCTCAATCTAGAGAAACCCCACCGCAAGACGAACTGTCCGAGAGCATTTCGGTATCTCAGCTGAATACAGATCCAGACTCTGAGAAGCTCTGTTTGTCCAGAAGCAGCCCATATATGGACTACGAGCAAGGTGATATACAAGTCACACCCAAAACACGAATGCAGAGAAGTTCAAGGGAGGATGTAAAGTTGAGGAACAGTGAGGATATCAGCTTGCAATCAAACATCTCTCCCAAACAAAAGGAGGATACGTCTAGCAGTACTCACTCAAACAGACAAAGTTTACAGAATCAAGAAAGCAGTGCAGAGAAGATAAAGCAGCTCAGATCCTTCTGGGAGCAGGAGGGGAACAAACCTATTTTTTACACCAGCAAACCTAAAGCTCTTGGGAATAGTAAAGTTGCTCATGGTGCAAATCTAGCAAAACTGAATAAGAGACATACAAAGTCGGAGTTCGACCTGACGTTAATTGGAAATGATTTTGGCAGCGATGAGGAAGACTCTGCTCCAAATCCTTACAATTTTACTGTTCTTCCATTGAATCAGAGAATAGAAAAACCGTCCCCTCTCCTGGGCAAGAACCGAACACAGTTTAACAGTTTGCGTGAGTTCTGGGGTGAGGCGGCATCAGATACCAAGAAAACATTGCCAATTGACAAACCCAAAAGCCCCAAGAGAAAAGAGCAAATAAGATTCCAGCTGTCATCTCAGGAGTTAAAGTACGATGACCCAGAGGTTTACTGTGTATCAGAGACAACAAGACCACCTGCCCTGAAATCGTCTCCACCTCTTCCAAACCGATCAAAGGTGCCTCATGATAGACAGGTGAGGTCAAGAGCAAAAGACGGTGGCAAAAACAGTCTGTCTAATTATATAACTGATGAATCCAAAAGGAGCTCAAAAGACTCAGATCGAGAGGATAAATCCACGAAACCACCAAGCATTTCTGAAAGAGAGACTCGTTCTCTAAAGTACAGAAGAGATAGCTTTAGTAATTCGAGCAGTCGTAAGAATTCCATGCGTCGTGCCGCTAGCATGTTCGCTTTGAGTGTTCCTGATGAACAAGAACTTCAGATGGATGTAAGCCCCATCCACTCCCTGAGCAGAAAGCACAGGCAGAACGCTGAAAAAGGTGCCTCACCGAGAAGATTGCCAGAGGAAACCGAGACTCCACGTGCACGGGCATGTGTTCCCAAAGATTACCGGCATTACCTGGGCATGACTGATGACACCAGCGTCCACACCTCTCTTGCTCCGGCTGTGAAGGCCGAGCAGTCGGAAGGAATGCCTGGGTATGAGTTTGACGTGAGTGGGCCAGTGAGGGCCAGCACTCCAGTAAGCTCCGAGGAGCATTACAGCAGGAGGGGCGGCAAGACTAGTCAGCGCCCCCTTTGGGCAAACTACAGCAGTTCAGACGCAGGTCAGGAGTCATCTGTGAGCAGCACGTCCGAAACCTGGTCCAGCTCAAGGAACAGTTCAACCC GTGAAAATGAGATTGTAAGGAAAGCATTGAGGCGAGCAGAAGCACGGCCTAAAAGTGTGGCAAAAAGTGTGGAGGACATCACGGCAGACTTACCAC gagaagaagaagggcaAAACCCAGCTGATGACTTGAGACGCATTagtaatg TTTCATCCATTCCGTCGCATTCCTCATACTTATATTCGGATCCAGAGCACCTGAAGAAGATGAGCAAATCAGTTCCCTCATTCTTACAGGACGAG gACGTTGAGAGAGACAATGACTTTCCCTGCGAGGATGTTGACTTCCCAAGAAGACTAACAACATGCAGCTCTTTGAAAAACCTCACCGGCTCCTCTGGCATGTCGTCTTTGTCTTCT CTAAGTGGAAGTGTGATGACCATGTACAGCGGGGACTTTGGGAACGTGGAGGTTCAGGGATACATCCAGTTCTCCATCAACTACATCCTGAAGCTCAGAGAGTTTCACATCTTTGTGGCTGAGTGCCAAGACTTGGCTGCAGTTGACCCAAAGAGAGGCCGCTCAGATCC ctacGTCAAAAGCTACCTGTCTCCTGACAAAGCTAATCTGGGAAAGAGGAAAACATCTGTAAAGAAGAAGACACTGAATCCAAAGTTCAACGAAATCCTCAGA TATCGTGTTCGCATGGAGTACCTCCGAACCCAGACGCTTATTCTCTCTGTTTGGCATCATGACACGTTTGGCAGGAACAGCTTCCTGGGCGAAGTAGATTTGGACCTCTCCAAGTGGGACTTTGATCACACCCAGATGAACTACTTAGCCCTGAAAGCAAGG ACTGCACCCACTCTGTCGCCATCGCTTGGTCGAGGAGAGATCAGACTAGCCCTGCGTTTCCTGCCACATATCATCCGCAGTGAAG GATTGGCTAAGGGAGCTCCAAACACAGGAGAGGTTCACATTTGGGTGAAAGAATGCAAGAACCTGCCTCTAATCAGGCCAACCATCGACCCATATGTTAAGTG CTTCGTGCTGCCGGACACGAGCAGGAAGAGTCGCCAGAAGACGCGTGTGATGCGGAGGACAGTGGACCCAGCGTTTAACCACACAATGGTGTATGATGGCATCAGACAGGCTGATTTATTAGAAGCATGTGTGGAGCTCACTGTCTGGGACCGAGACAGGCTAGCCAGCAACCTGCTGGGGGGCCTGAGGATTGGAGCTGGAACAG GCAAAAGTTATGGAGCATCGGTGGACTGGATGGACTCAACTCCCCATGAGGTGGCGCTGTGGGAGCGCATGATGGCCACCCCAAATCAGTGGGTGGAGGATATACTCCCATTAAGAGTGCTGAACTCTTCAAAAACTAGTTTCAAATAA
- the sytl2b gene encoding synaptotagmin-like protein 2 isoform X2, protein MEPVGGFSTLASFHTVLLRETGGEGGTTMIDLSYLTEEEQGVIMAVLRRDAELKKAEEERIRKLEKLLDGTPQSDPGLKYLTGEWFYEAKSRRHMDKIHGSEIIWASMKQRRPGLDASPRSERSNTPSIQGSDIVPPPKPARCFDELQPQRINGVEQENVSTAVRSPRTPRQNPFNRASLILVEPPENDDDMPATQVQESSETEPISPLRNHTAEAGQTSGGSLTSEGSSVGFRPVPKKRTFLTRCTPSQPEINYLVLESQGGSVGIVPAPRRSLQRGSSESSNQSFIKGQDEMPQESVSIQSQSAQPSKPLDENLQQALCDVSQVSPYSSLERERHSPSITRDRLATFTKSEAPTDTEIPKESDERDEWTQREYEALNAVVLHTASIQDSDRGNSSSVEKVMMQEELSLPQSTVDPDPPVSYDLHYIDKSEQQTQKKSNQKHAFQLSTQSTSPTGDEDSIAKVLDWFNRSTDNLDWTDDDPKATKSSDKHVENSKLRGADSLELRATDRISNREVIELQEEVKKDTRDRMQSQEVNDNNDESQPPQISHLMSFWEKSNAGPKIRTSKTITPTKKGQKPLHLSAEKEEEKVNKPHRAPDIPSDPGIYNGKGIYYRSTSNHEDEGEQEDTGNSAHLDNYLEADTLVMNTSTHRNNYDPTNNSDYLKSAASPQVSDGRGSDTEILCVTTLGPQPKAPIHHPQPDSISQSRETPPQDELSESISVSQLNTDPDSEKLCLSRSSPYMDYEQGDIQVTPKTRMQRSSREDVKLRNSEDISLQSNISPKQKEDTSSSTHSNRQSLQNQESSAEKIKQLRSFWEQEGNKPIFYTSKPKALGNSKVAHGANLAKLNKRHTKSEFDLTLIGNDFGSDEEDSAPNPYNFTVLPLNQRIEKPSPLLGKNRTQFNSLREFWGEAASDTKKTLPIDKPKSPKRKEQIRFQLSSQELKYDDPEVYCVSETTRPPALKSSPPLPNRSKVPHDRQVRSRAKDGGKNSLSNYITDESKRSSKDSDREDKSTKPPSISERETRSLKYRRDSFSNSSSRKNSMRRAASMFALSVPDEQELQMDVSPIHSLSRKHRQNAEKGASPRRLPEETETPRARACVPKDYRHYLGMTDDTSVHTSLAPAVKAEQSEGMPGYEFDVSGPVRASTPVSSEEHYSRRGGKTSQRPLWANYSSSDAGQESSVSSTSETWSSSRNSSTRENEIVRKALRRAEARPKSVAKSVEDITADLPREEEGQNPADDLRRISNVSSIPSHSSYLYSDPEHLKKMSKSVPSFLQDELSGSVMTMYSGDFGNVEVQGYIQFSINYILKLREFHIFVAECQDLAAVDPKRGRSDPYVKSYLSPDKANLGKRKTSVKKKTLNPKFNEILRYRVRMEYLRTQTLILSVWHHDTFGRNSFLGEVDLDLSKWDFDHTQMNYLALKARTAPTLSPSLGRGEIRLALRFLPHIIRSEGLAKGAPNTGEVHIWVKECKNLPLIRPTIDPYVKCFVLPDTSRKSRQKTRVMRRTVDPAFNHTMVYDGIRQADLLEACVELTVWDRDRLASNLLGGLRIGAGTGKSYGASVDWMDSTPHEVALWERMMATPNQWVEDILPLRVLNSSKTSFK, encoded by the exons ATGGAACCAGTTGGTGGTTTCTCCACGCTTGCTAGTTTCCACACCGTTCTGCTGAGAGAaacaggaggagaaggaggaaccACCATGATTGACCTGAGCTACCTGAcggaggaggagcagggggtGATAATGGCCGTGCTGAGGAGGGACGCCGAACTGAAGaaggctgaggaggagagaaTCAG GAAACTTGAGAAACTTCTGGATGGCACCCCGCAGTCAGATCCAGGGCTCAAGTACCTGACTGGAGAGTGGTTTTACGAGGCCAAGTCTCGCAGACACATGGACAAGATCCACGGCTCGGAGATCATCTGGGCCTCCATGAAGCAGAGGAGACCTGGTTTAG atgCTTCTCCCAGAAGTGAAAGATCCAACACACCCAGCATTCAAGGCTCAGACATTGTCCCTCCGCCGAAGCCTGCCAGATGTTTTGACGAACTACAGCCGCAGAGGATCAA TGGTGTAGAACAAGAGAATGTCAGTACAGCAGTCCGCTCTCCAAGGACG CCGAGGCAGAACCCTTTCAACCGCGCATCCCTTATCCTTGTTGAGCCACCTGAAAATGATGATGACATGCCAGCCACGCAGGTCCAGGAGTCGTCTGAGACAG AGCCTATATCTCCACTGAGAAACCACACAGCAGAGGCCGGTCAGACTTCAGGGGGCTCCCTCACATCAGAGGGCTCCTCTGTAGGTTTCAGGCCAGTGCCAAAGAAGAGGACATTTCTCACAAGATGTACCCCCAGTCAGCCAGAAATCAACTACCTGGTGTTAGAAAGTCAGGGAGGGTCAGTAGGGATTGTTCCCGCCCCAAGACGGAGCCTCCAGCGAGGGTCCAGTGAGAGCTCTAACCAGTCCTTCATAAAGGGCCAAGATGAAATGCCTCAGGAAAGTGTTTCTATTCAATCTCAGTCTGCTCAGCCATCCAAACCTCTAGATGAAAACTTACAGCAGGCACTCTGTGATGTATCTCAGGTTTCGCCTTATTCCAGtctggagagagaaagacactCACCCTCTATAACAAGAGACAG ACTAGCCACATTCACCAAGAGTGAAGCACCGACTGACACAGAGATCCCAAAGGAGAGCGATGAACGAGATGAGTGGACACAAAGAGAATATGAGGCGTTGAACGCTGTTGTCCTGCACACCGCCAGCATTCAGGATTcagacagaggaaacagcagcagtgtggaaaAAGTAATGATGCAGGAAGAACTGAGTTTGCCCCAAAGCACCGTGG ATCCAGATCCTCCAGTATCTTATGATCTCCACTACATTGATAAGTCTGAACAGCAAACGCAAAAGAAATCAAATCAGAAACATGCATTTCAATTATCCACTCAGTCCACCAGTCCCACTGGTGATGAGGACTCCATTGCAAAGGTGCTGGACTGGTTCAACCGCAGCACAGACAACCTTGATTGGACAGATGATGATCCAAAGGCCACAAAGAGCTCTGATAAACATGTAGAAAACAGCAAATTAAGAGGTGCGGATTCATTAGAGTTAAGAGCAACAGACAGAATAAGCAACAGGGAAGTGATCGAATTACAAGAAGAGGTGAAGAAGGATACGAGAGACAGAATGCAGTCACAGGAAGTTAATGATAACAACGATGAAAGCCAGCCACCCCAAATCTCTCatttgatgtcattttgggAGAAAAGCAATGCAGGACCTAAAATACGTACAAGCAAAACAATTACACCCaccaaaaaaggacaaaaacctTTACATCTCTCAgcggagaaagaggaggaaaaagttAACAAACCCCACAGAGCACCAGATATACCCTCTGATCCAGGCATATACAATGGGAAGGGGATTTATTATAGGTCCACCTCAAATCATGAGGATGAAGGAGAACAGGAAGATACTGGAAATAGTGCTCACTTAGATAATTACTTGGAGGCAGACACTCTGGTGATGAATACCTCAACTCACAGGAACAATTATGACCCAACAAACAACTCAGATTATTTAAAGTCAGCAGCCAGTCCCCAAGTAAGTGACGGAAGAGGTTCAGACACTGAGATTTTATGTGTAACCACACTTGGTCCACAGCCTAAGgcacccatccaccatccacaACCTGACAGTATTTCTCAATCTAGAGAAACCCCACCGCAAGACGAACTGTCCGAGAGCATTTCGGTATCTCAGCTGAATACAGATCCAGACTCTGAGAAGCTCTGTTTGTCCAGAAGCAGCCCATATATGGACTACGAGCAAGGTGATATACAAGTCACACCCAAAACACGAATGCAGAGAAGTTCAAGGGAGGATGTAAAGTTGAGGAACAGTGAGGATATCAGCTTGCAATCAAACATCTCTCCCAAACAAAAGGAGGATACGTCTAGCAGTACTCACTCAAACAGACAAAGTTTACAGAATCAAGAAAGCAGTGCAGAGAAGATAAAGCAGCTCAGATCCTTCTGGGAGCAGGAGGGGAACAAACCTATTTTTTACACCAGCAAACCTAAAGCTCTTGGGAATAGTAAAGTTGCTCATGGTGCAAATCTAGCAAAACTGAATAAGAGACATACAAAGTCGGAGTTCGACCTGACGTTAATTGGAAATGATTTTGGCAGCGATGAGGAAGACTCTGCTCCAAATCCTTACAATTTTACTGTTCTTCCATTGAATCAGAGAATAGAAAAACCGTCCCCTCTCCTGGGCAAGAACCGAACACAGTTTAACAGTTTGCGTGAGTTCTGGGGTGAGGCGGCATCAGATACCAAGAAAACATTGCCAATTGACAAACCCAAAAGCCCCAAGAGAAAAGAGCAAATAAGATTCCAGCTGTCATCTCAGGAGTTAAAGTACGATGACCCAGAGGTTTACTGTGTATCAGAGACAACAAGACCACCTGCCCTGAAATCGTCTCCACCTCTTCCAAACCGATCAAAGGTGCCTCATGATAGACAGGTGAGGTCAAGAGCAAAAGACGGTGGCAAAAACAGTCTGTCTAATTATATAACTGATGAATCCAAAAGGAGCTCAAAAGACTCAGATCGAGAGGATAAATCCACGAAACCACCAAGCATTTCTGAAAGAGAGACTCGTTCTCTAAAGTACAGAAGAGATAGCTTTAGTAATTCGAGCAGTCGTAAGAATTCCATGCGTCGTGCCGCTAGCATGTTCGCTTTGAGTGTTCCTGATGAACAAGAACTTCAGATGGATGTAAGCCCCATCCACTCCCTGAGCAGAAAGCACAGGCAGAACGCTGAAAAAGGTGCCTCACCGAGAAGATTGCCAGAGGAAACCGAGACTCCACGTGCACGGGCATGTGTTCCCAAAGATTACCGGCATTACCTGGGCATGACTGATGACACCAGCGTCCACACCTCTCTTGCTCCGGCTGTGAAGGCCGAGCAGTCGGAAGGAATGCCTGGGTATGAGTTTGACGTGAGTGGGCCAGTGAGGGCCAGCACTCCAGTAAGCTCCGAGGAGCATTACAGCAGGAGGGGCGGCAAGACTAGTCAGCGCCCCCTTTGGGCAAACTACAGCAGTTCAGACGCAGGTCAGGAGTCATCTGTGAGCAGCACGTCCGAAACCTGGTCCAGCTCAAGGAACAGTTCAACCC GTGAAAATGAGATTGTAAGGAAAGCATTGAGGCGAGCAGAAGCACGGCCTAAAAGTGTGGCAAAAAGTGTGGAGGACATCACGGCAGACTTACCAC gagaagaagaagggcaAAACCCAGCTGATGACTTGAGACGCATTagtaatg TTTCATCCATTCCGTCGCATTCCTCATACTTATATTCGGATCCAGAGCACCTGAAGAAGATGAGCAAATCAGTTCCCTCATTCTTACAGGACGAG CTAAGTGGAAGTGTGATGACCATGTACAGCGGGGACTTTGGGAACGTGGAGGTTCAGGGATACATCCAGTTCTCCATCAACTACATCCTGAAGCTCAGAGAGTTTCACATCTTTGTGGCTGAGTGCCAAGACTTGGCTGCAGTTGACCCAAAGAGAGGCCGCTCAGATCC ctacGTCAAAAGCTACCTGTCTCCTGACAAAGCTAATCTGGGAAAGAGGAAAACATCTGTAAAGAAGAAGACACTGAATCCAAAGTTCAACGAAATCCTCAGA TATCGTGTTCGCATGGAGTACCTCCGAACCCAGACGCTTATTCTCTCTGTTTGGCATCATGACACGTTTGGCAGGAACAGCTTCCTGGGCGAAGTAGATTTGGACCTCTCCAAGTGGGACTTTGATCACACCCAGATGAACTACTTAGCCCTGAAAGCAAGG ACTGCACCCACTCTGTCGCCATCGCTTGGTCGAGGAGAGATCAGACTAGCCCTGCGTTTCCTGCCACATATCATCCGCAGTGAAG GATTGGCTAAGGGAGCTCCAAACACAGGAGAGGTTCACATTTGGGTGAAAGAATGCAAGAACCTGCCTCTAATCAGGCCAACCATCGACCCATATGTTAAGTG CTTCGTGCTGCCGGACACGAGCAGGAAGAGTCGCCAGAAGACGCGTGTGATGCGGAGGACAGTGGACCCAGCGTTTAACCACACAATGGTGTATGATGGCATCAGACAGGCTGATTTATTAGAAGCATGTGTGGAGCTCACTGTCTGGGACCGAGACAGGCTAGCCAGCAACCTGCTGGGGGGCCTGAGGATTGGAGCTGGAACAG GCAAAAGTTATGGAGCATCGGTGGACTGGATGGACTCAACTCCCCATGAGGTGGCGCTGTGGGAGCGCATGATGGCCACCCCAAATCAGTGGGTGGAGGATATACTCCCATTAAGAGTGCTGAACTCTTCAAAAACTAGTTTCAAATAA